From a single Fulvivirga ulvae genomic region:
- a CDS encoding cyclase family protein: MKASFIINAKVYEADLTNPLDISIPLNAGSDNPNCYYAAPVNFETIRSGDFIGSVALGGSVNYQSISITPHGNGTHTECFGHISSDQGATLNKCLKRYHFSAQVITLPPTQKPNGDLVISFEDFQAVFQEGIEAIIIRTSPNTIEKLHRQYSGTNPCYMDSRIAELLCQKDVKHLLIDLPSVDREVDGGELKSHRAFWNMNGNIRKDCTITELIYVNNDIQDGLYLLNLQITSLEADASPSKPVLFKVKEY, encoded by the coding sequence ATGAAAGCGTCTTTTATTATAAATGCGAAAGTCTATGAGGCGGATCTTACTAATCCTTTGGATATATCCATTCCCCTTAATGCGGGCAGCGATAATCCAAATTGCTATTACGCAGCTCCGGTTAATTTTGAAACTATTCGGTCAGGAGACTTCATTGGTAGCGTAGCATTGGGAGGAAGTGTAAATTATCAGTCAATTTCTATTACCCCACATGGAAACGGGACTCATACCGAGTGTTTCGGACACATTTCGTCTGATCAGGGAGCGACATTAAACAAATGCCTTAAAAGATACCACTTTAGCGCACAGGTTATTACTCTCCCTCCAACACAAAAACCCAATGGGGATTTGGTAATTAGTTTTGAGGATTTTCAAGCCGTATTTCAGGAAGGTATAGAGGCTATTATTATCAGAACCTCTCCAAATACTATTGAAAAGCTTCATCGTCAATACTCCGGCACCAATCCTTGTTATATGGATAGCAGAATTGCAGAGTTGCTATGCCAAAAGGATGTAAAGCACCTACTCATAGACTTACCGTCTGTAGACAGGGAGGTCGATGGAGGGGAGCTTAAATCGCACCGGGCTTTTTGGAATATGAATGGTAATATCCGAAAGGACTGCACCATTACAGAACTGATTTACGTAAACAATGATATACAAGACGGGTTGTACTTACTCAATTTACAAATCACAAGCCTTGAAGCTGACGCGAGCCCTAGTAAACCTGTACTTTTTAAAGTTAAGGAATATTAG
- the hemW gene encoding radical SAM family heme chaperone HemW, with the protein MAGIYLHVPFCKQACYYCDFHFSTNQKYVREMVEALCTELKLQKDYLQQDPISTIYFGGGTPSLLTGEQLKKLLDIIKANYVIAPSPEITLEANPDDLTAEKLEILYQTGVNRLSIGIQSFNPAVLNYLNRAHSQQQALKCFEDARKSGFDNISIDLIYAIPADNHENWHRDLDQALALQPEHISSYSLTIEPRTTFGTWLLKGNIPPIDEEFSAAQFEILLERLSHSGYEQYEVSNFCRPGYHSRHNSGYWKQEKYLGIGPSAHSYDGVNRRFNISHNPKYLKAIAHSEIPYEADILTNEDRINEYLLTTLRTKWGANLEKLKNEWSYDLLADQREYLDRLLTKSYAIIDGKHLKLTRSGLLLADKISSDLFKI; encoded by the coding sequence TTGGCTGGTATATATCTACATGTTCCGTTTTGTAAACAAGCTTGTTATTATTGTGACTTCCATTTCAGCACTAATCAGAAGTATGTTAGGGAAATGGTAGAGGCACTGTGCACCGAACTAAAGCTACAGAAAGACTACCTTCAACAAGATCCGATAAGCACCATATATTTTGGAGGAGGAACACCTTCTCTTTTGACAGGTGAACAATTGAAAAAACTTTTGGATATAATTAAAGCCAATTATGTTATTGCTCCATCTCCGGAAATAACCCTTGAGGCTAATCCTGATGATCTTACGGCGGAAAAGCTGGAGATACTTTATCAAACGGGGGTTAACAGGTTAAGTATTGGTATCCAGTCATTCAATCCAGCTGTTTTGAATTATCTGAACAGGGCCCATAGCCAGCAGCAGGCATTAAAATGCTTTGAAGATGCTCGAAAATCTGGGTTTGATAATATAAGTATAGACCTAATTTATGCAATTCCTGCGGATAACCATGAAAACTGGCACAGGGATCTGGATCAGGCTTTGGCATTACAGCCTGAGCATATATCCTCATACAGTCTCACTATAGAACCCAGAACCACTTTTGGCACCTGGTTGTTAAAAGGGAATATTCCACCTATTGACGAAGAGTTTTCCGCTGCTCAATTTGAAATCCTGCTGGAGCGCCTTTCTCATTCCGGGTACGAACAATATGAGGTATCCAATTTTTGCAGACCCGGATATCATTCCAGGCATAATTCAGGCTACTGGAAGCAAGAAAAGTATTTAGGAATAGGACCAAGTGCCCATTCTTATGATGGTGTAAACCGCAGGTTCAACATTAGCCATAATCCAAAATATTTGAAAGCCATTGCCCATTCTGAAATTCCGTATGAAGCCGATATTCTAACTAATGAAGACAGGATCAATGAATACCTACTCACCACCCTACGGACCAAGTGGGGTGCAAATCTTGAAAAGTTAAAAAATGAGTGGAGCTATGACCTTCTTGCTGATCAACGGGAATACCTGGACAGACTCCTCACCAAGAGTTATGCTATAATTGACGGAAAACATCTTAAATTAACCCGTAGTGGTTTATTACTGGCAGATAAAATATCTTCAGACCTATTCAAAATTTAG
- a CDS encoding BamA/TamA family outer membrane protein, with the protein MVRKLIYSTFFFLSAINLCHGQNYTLQFLGSDKTLDIVEEFQPLQQRVTDSLEVISQTNKLLASLYSRGYLRAETTRANFSNNVFRVGVNAGEQYYWAYLQQGSVPEVLLSKIGYRERFYINKPFKFGELARLFNKIVRQSENTGYPFASVKLDSITVVNNTIQSVLNYTSGPLITYDSLIIKGTDKVKIKWLMSYLEMRPGEVFNQGVLDKIASRINKLGFIELAAPVEVTFQNSQATVMLTLKNINANRIDGVVGILPNAQNDGKLLVTGQFDLSLTNLFNSGKRLDVEWQRLKPLSQFLHIAYRHPNMLASPLHLNTSYELLKEDSTFINRNAFIGFDYQISASNVTFFTRLKTSRLLSTEGLEDILSLPEVNDFNLNYYGIGYGANSFNEQVNRRSGMSTYIEIAVGTKKIRKNVSLPSEIYDGIELNTVQYQLEGHYQYYLPISKLLVFHQRVKGGKIINDQLFKNDLFRLGGLRSLRGFNENFFFASDYLLSNVELQLHFDENSSLFVFYDQSYMYFDLGENSMIDYPLGIGAGISFATKAGIVSLVYAVGKSENQELSTRLSKFHFGYIAKF; encoded by the coding sequence TTGGTAAGGAAACTAATATATAGCACTTTCTTTTTTTTATCAGCCATTAACTTATGTCACGGGCAGAATTATACATTACAGTTTCTGGGCTCTGATAAAACACTTGACATAGTTGAAGAATTCCAGCCATTGCAACAACGGGTTACGGATTCTTTAGAGGTAATAAGTCAAACCAATAAGTTACTTGCCAGTCTTTATTCCAGGGGTTATCTCAGGGCCGAAACCACACGAGCTAATTTCTCCAATAATGTTTTTAGAGTAGGAGTCAATGCTGGTGAGCAATATTACTGGGCTTACTTGCAGCAGGGCTCTGTGCCCGAAGTGTTACTGAGCAAAATAGGTTATAGAGAACGGTTCTATATCAACAAACCTTTTAAGTTCGGTGAGCTGGCAAGGTTATTTAACAAAATAGTCAGGCAGAGTGAAAATACCGGTTATCCTTTTGCTTCCGTGAAGCTTGATTCAATTACCGTAGTCAACAATACTATTCAGTCCGTATTAAATTATACAAGTGGTCCTTTAATCACCTATGATTCCCTTATTATTAAAGGTACAGACAAGGTCAAAATAAAATGGCTGATGAGCTATCTTGAAATGCGACCGGGTGAAGTGTTTAACCAGGGAGTGCTTGATAAAATAGCCTCAAGAATAAATAAACTTGGGTTTATAGAACTGGCTGCTCCGGTTGAGGTCACTTTTCAAAATAGTCAGGCCACTGTAATGCTAACCCTTAAAAATATCAACGCTAATCGTATTGATGGTGTAGTGGGGATTTTGCCAAATGCACAGAATGACGGTAAGCTATTGGTAACAGGACAATTCGACCTTTCCTTAACTAACCTTTTTAATAGTGGCAAGCGGCTTGACGTTGAATGGCAGAGGCTCAAACCATTGTCGCAGTTTCTGCATATTGCATACCGTCATCCTAACATGCTGGCATCACCACTACATTTAAATACCTCTTATGAACTCCTTAAGGAGGATTCTACTTTTATTAACAGAAATGCATTTATTGGATTTGATTATCAGATTTCGGCAAGCAACGTTACATTTTTTACCAGGTTGAAAACCTCAAGGTTATTAAGTACAGAAGGGCTTGAGGACATTTTAAGTCTGCCGGAAGTCAATGACTTTAACCTTAACTATTACGGTATAGGCTACGGCGCGAATAGTTTCAATGAGCAAGTAAACAGAAGATCTGGCATGAGTACATATATAGAGATAGCAGTGGGTACCAAGAAGATCAGAAAAAATGTATCATTACCTTCTGAAATATATGATGGGATTGAGCTCAATACAGTACAATATCAATTGGAAGGTCATTATCAATATTATTTACCAATTAGCAAGTTGCTTGTTTTTCATCAAAGAGTAAAAGGAGGTAAGATTATTAATGATCAGCTTTTCAAAAACGACCTGTTCAGATTAGGAGGTTTAAGGAGCCTGAGGGGGTTTAATGAAAACTTTTTTTTCGCTTCAGACTATCTGCTTTCCAATGTTGAGCTTCAGTTACATTTTGATGAAAACTCATCCTTGTTCGTCTTCTATGATCAATCCTATATGTATTTCGATCTTGGTGAAAATAGTATGATTGATTATCCTTTGGGGATTGGAGCAGGCATAAGTTTTGCCACTAAAGCAGGCATAGTGAGCTTGGTATATGCAGTCGGTAAATCAGAAAATCAGGAACTCAGTACTCGTCTTTCAAAATTTCATTTCGGTTATATAGCTAAATTCTGA
- a CDS encoding DUF4271 domain-containing protein, giving the protein MRKRLLYIYTFFYLISMVSPLESFGTDTTVVRDLSHDWYFYDEGSESYFPLVDRTSFRGRTIHFDVAPSEFHNSILQVGGGQGFSFFINNRMIGVIMNKQSYDIDSLKQIFGSDKWHFTVYNKNLDPFAVFTRVVQYSKSDKPLAENTIIIKTREFHPFYNFAITALILIWAFLAALYNYFPRMLSDFFKAGKAFSLRESDENLFKSRPLNQINLLIYLYLSFMVGLVLLLIVYQSGIHVEAGIFNPDGYWDSMWKWLQLSLLIMGWFFSKYLLINNMSSLFKLGGFAVSHYFNYIRMSLIIFTGALLVLVLSYFGFGIFSEGYYAIFINIILILLGLRVVILFFKLLSSASYKTLHLFSYLCGTEVIPFGIILYLGLNQPF; this is encoded by the coding sequence GTGAGAAAAAGACTACTATATATTTATACATTTTTTTATTTGATATCTATGGTGTCCCCTTTGGAGTCTTTTGGTACAGATACAACCGTAGTGAGGGATCTGTCCCATGACTGGTATTTTTATGATGAAGGTAGCGAAAGTTACTTTCCTTTGGTAGACAGGACCTCTTTCAGAGGTCGGACAATACATTTTGATGTAGCTCCATCAGAATTTCACAACAGCATACTACAAGTTGGTGGTGGACAAGGGTTTTCTTTCTTTATCAATAATAGAATGATAGGAGTCATAATGAATAAGCAATCTTATGATATTGATAGCCTTAAGCAAATCTTTGGTTCAGATAAGTGGCATTTTACAGTATATAACAAAAATCTGGACCCCTTTGCTGTATTTACACGGGTAGTACAATATAGCAAATCAGATAAACCCCTTGCCGAAAACACAATTATTATAAAGACACGTGAATTTCATCCATTTTATAATTTCGCTATTACTGCATTGATTTTGATATGGGCCTTTTTAGCTGCATTGTATAACTATTTCCCCAGGATGCTGTCTGATTTTTTCAAAGCAGGCAAGGCTTTTTCCTTAAGGGAAAGTGACGAAAATTTGTTTAAGAGCAGGCCATTGAATCAGATTAACCTTTTAATATATCTCTACCTTAGCTTCATGGTGGGCCTGGTATTATTGCTGATTGTTTATCAATCAGGCATTCATGTCGAAGCAGGCATATTTAACCCCGATGGCTATTGGGATAGCATGTGGAAATGGTTACAGTTATCTTTGTTAATTATGGGGTGGTTTTTTTCTAAATATTTGTTAATCAACAATATGTCGTCCCTCTTTAAGCTGGGAGGCTTTGCAGTGTCTCATTACTTCAATTATATAAGAATGAGCCTGATCATTTTTACAGGTGCCTTACTTGTATTGGTGCTTTCCTACTTTGGATTCGGAATTTTTTCGGAAGGTTACTATGCTATATTTATCAACATTATATTGATCCTGCTAGGATTAAGGGTGGTAATATTGTTTTTTAAATTATTGAGTTCAGCCTCATACAAAACTTTACATTTATTTTCATACCTTTGCGGCACTGAAGTAATACCGTTTGGTATTATTCTTTATTTAGGATTAAATCAACCATTCTGA
- a CDS encoding uroporphyrinogen-III synthase produces the protein MTDQVKDRMRPVKSILVSQPKPSDENSPYFKLAEKYNLKVDFRPFIQVDPVSIKEFRQQKIDILKHTAIIFTSRNAVDHFFKICEEVKIEMPADMKYFCISEQTANYLQKYIVIRKRKIFTGHRTATDLLEILKKHKNEKYLFPCSDIRKNDIPDFLSQNGFNYSEAIIYRTVASDLSDLENVYYDILAFFSPSGINSLLVNFPEFKQNNTRIAAFGPTTAKAVKDADLILDIEAPLPNAPSMTGAIELYIKKANGIK, from the coding sequence ATGACCGATCAAGTGAAAGATAGGATGCGTCCAGTAAAGAGCATCCTCGTTTCTCAGCCAAAACCTAGTGATGAAAATTCGCCTTACTTTAAGTTGGCGGAAAAGTATAACCTAAAAGTAGATTTCAGGCCATTTATTCAGGTGGACCCGGTATCTATTAAAGAGTTCAGGCAGCAAAAGATTGATATCCTGAAACATACGGCTATAATTTTTACCAGTAGAAATGCTGTTGACCATTTCTTCAAAATCTGTGAAGAAGTGAAAATAGAAATGCCAGCTGATATGAAATACTTTTGCATTTCAGAGCAAACGGCTAACTACCTGCAAAAATATATCGTCATCAGAAAGCGAAAAATTTTTACAGGACATCGTACGGCAACAGATCTGCTGGAGATATTAAAAAAGCATAAAAACGAAAAGTACTTATTCCCATGTTCGGATATCAGGAAAAATGATATACCAGATTTCCTGAGTCAGAATGGGTTTAATTATAGTGAGGCTATTATTTATCGTACGGTAGCTAGTGATCTTTCGGATCTTGAAAATGTGTATTATGATATTCTGGCTTTCTTTAGCCCGTCTGGTATCAATTCGCTTTTAGTCAACTTCCCTGAGTTTAAGCAAAACAATACGAGAATAGCAGCTTTTGGTCCGACAACAGCTAAGGCTGTAAAGGACGCAGATCTGATTCTGGATATAGAGGCACCATTACCAAATGCGCCCTCTATGACAGGGGCAATAGAGTTGTACATCAAGAAGGCGAATGGCATCAAATAA
- a CDS encoding PorP/SprF family type IX secretion system membrane protein, with protein MRRVIFYIWLGALFFSLNAANAQQDAQFSFYMKNALYYNPAFAGTEGITQLTLLHRTQWAGYKSSFDDGGAPNTQVFSMTTPIYRYRSGFGAHVVNDNLGPVNNLEAQLSYAYHLGIKNSKLSFGIRAGVFSQSIDKGQYRPIDEGDPVIIESSDSQVRPDMALGVYYRSEKYYAGFSMNHILKSEFDFGVDVVRNALENHAYLTFGYIYEVNFDVKLSPSFLVQTDFNEYSFILGGMAYYKDQLWGGLSFRQSDDINLLLGYNFLKDKSLSFGYSFGYVVKDQDAKQPTTHEVLLSYQLPVNPGSGKKVIRTPRFRH; from the coding sequence ATGCGAAGAGTTATTTTTTATATATGGTTAGGGGCGTTATTTTTTAGCCTTAACGCTGCAAACGCCCAACAAGATGCGCAATTTTCATTTTATATGAAAAACGCCCTTTACTATAATCCTGCTTTTGCAGGAACAGAGGGTATTACGCAATTGACTTTGCTTCATCGTACCCAGTGGGCTGGGTATAAATCATCGTTTGATGATGGTGGGGCACCTAACACCCAGGTTTTTAGTATGACAACTCCAATCTATAGATATAGGAGTGGTTTTGGGGCGCACGTGGTTAATGATAACCTGGGACCAGTTAATAATCTTGAAGCCCAGCTTTCATACGCTTATCATTTAGGAATTAAAAATTCCAAATTGAGTTTTGGTATCAGAGCAGGGGTATTTTCTCAATCTATAGATAAGGGGCAGTACAGGCCGATTGATGAAGGAGATCCCGTTATCATAGAAAGCTCAGATTCTCAGGTAAGGCCTGATATGGCCCTGGGTGTATATTACCGATCTGAGAAGTATTATGCAGGCTTTAGCATGAATCATATTCTTAAGTCTGAATTCGACTTCGGAGTTGATGTGGTTAGAAATGCACTTGAGAATCATGCTTATTTAACTTTTGGTTATATATATGAAGTGAATTTTGATGTTAAATTATCACCATCATTTCTTGTACAGACCGATTTTAATGAATACAGTTTTATATTAGGCGGTATGGCTTATTATAAGGACCAGTTGTGGGGAGGCCTGTCATTTAGGCAGTCAGATGACATAAATCTTTTGTTGGGCTACAATTTTTTGAAGGATAAGTCGTTAAGTTTTGGCTACTCTTTTGGTTATGTAGTAAAAGATCAGGATGCGAAGCAACCTACAACTCATGAAGTGTTATTGAGTTATCAATTGCCTGTGAATCCTGGTAGTGGCAAAAAGGTTATCCGCACCCCAAGATTCAGACATTAA
- a CDS encoding SUMF1/EgtB/PvdO family nonheme iron enzyme, whose amino-acid sequence MRKVTRRFLYSLLLLAPAILGGCGLLGLGGGGGDQGELVGVPGREGWVMTLPYGMVPIPAGTFHMGQADEDPASTQINFNKQITIGSFYMDDTEITNNEYRQFINHLLEDSVSVLGEDKIMSDYYPDTTVWVRDFAHHMGDPVQDYYYWHPGYDDYPVVGVNWEAAVYFSKWRTAYWADFRRSIGEVPMPSFRLPNEAEWEYAARGGRDMAKYPWGNPYIRNSKGCMLANFKPGRGNFYDDGFAYSAPVASYFANDYGLYDMAGNVSEWCLDDFSPVSVPTVWDLNPQFIDKRTDPNSTKYDPDILPKKVIRGGSWKDVAYYLETGTRTFEFKDSVRAYIGFRNAMTHLGRSSGTEF is encoded by the coding sequence ATGCGTAAAGTTACAAGAAGATTCCTCTACTCATTGTTGTTGTTGGCACCAGCAATATTAGGAGGTTGTGGACTCTTAGGCCTCGGTGGCGGCGGAGGAGATCAGGGCGAGCTAGTTGGTGTGCCCGGACGAGAAGGTTGGGTTATGACGCTACCTTATGGTATGGTTCCTATCCCTGCCGGTACATTTCACATGGGGCAGGCTGATGAAGATCCTGCGTCAACACAGATCAACTTCAACAAACAGATCACAATCGGGTCATTCTATATGGATGATACCGAAATTACAAATAATGAATATCGTCAGTTCATTAATCATCTGCTCGAAGACTCTGTAAGTGTATTGGGTGAGGATAAAATCATGAGTGATTACTATCCCGATACTACTGTTTGGGTCAGAGATTTTGCACACCACATGGGTGACCCGGTTCAGGACTACTATTACTGGCATCCCGGTTATGATGATTACCCGGTAGTGGGTGTGAACTGGGAAGCAGCAGTTTATTTCAGTAAATGGAGAACTGCATATTGGGCTGACTTCAGAAGAAGTATAGGAGAGGTGCCCATGCCTTCTTTCAGGCTTCCCAATGAGGCAGAGTGGGAATATGCTGCAAGAGGAGGAAGAGATATGGCGAAGTACCCTTGGGGTAATCCATATATAAGAAACTCAAAAGGATGTATGCTTGCCAACTTCAAACCAGGCAGAGGTAATTTCTATGACGATGGTTTTGCATATTCAGCACCAGTTGCATCTTATTTTGCGAACGACTACGGGCTTTACGACATGGCCGGTAACGTATCGGAATGGTGTCTTGATGATTTCAGCCCTGTTTCTGTACCAACAGTCTGGGATTTGAACCCTCAATTCATCGATAAAAGAACTGATCCAAATAGTACAAAGTATGATCCGGATATCCTACCTAAGAAGGTTATACGAGGAGGCTCGTGGAAGGATGTTGCATATTATCTGGAGACAGGAACAAGGACTTTTGAGTTCAAAGATTCAGTCAGAGCATATATTGGTTTCCGTAATGCTATGACTCATTTAGGAAGATCATCAGGAACCGAATTTTAA